A stretch of Triticum aestivum cultivar Chinese Spring chromosome 1D, IWGSC CS RefSeq v2.1, whole genome shotgun sequence DNA encodes these proteins:
- the LOC123164496 gene encoding 50S ribosomal protein L10, chloroplastic: MTSVRSAAGVALPPIRLAVERARQEALRRELDGCQLLAGIWCHGFTVAQLRSIRASLPSTARLLVAKNSDLAAAVEGTRWESLRPCARGMNAWLFVRSDEIPPALRPYRDFQKEWRLQLNDFTGAVYEGRLYGPDDFAQLEAMPTRVQSYQYLLGCLQMPAVSVLAALRARQEAMAQAEQPPAEEAAPAPAPEQ, translated from the coding sequence aTGACGTCCGTGCGCAGCGCCGCTGGGGTCGCGCTGCCGCCGATCCGCCTGGCGGTGGAGCGGGCGCGCCAGGAGGCGCTCCGGCGCGAGCTGGATGGGTGCCAGCTCCTCGCGGGCATCTGGTGCCACGGCTTCACGGTGGCGCAGCTCCGCAGCATCCGCGCGTCGCTCCCCTCCACGGCGCGGCTGCTGGTCGCCAAGAACTCGGACCTCGCGGCGGCGGTCGAGGGCACGCGCTGGGAGTCGCTCCGCCCCTGCGCCCGCGGCATGAACGCCTGGCTCTTCGTGCGCTCCGACGAGATCCCGCCGGCGCTCCGCCCCTACCGCGACTTCCAGAAGGAGTGGCGCCTCCAGCTCAACGACTTCACCGGCGCCGTCTACGAGGGCCGCCTCTACGGCCCCGACGACTTCGCGCAGCTCGAGGCCATGCCCACCAGGGTGCAGTCCTACCAGTACCTCCTCGGGTGCCTCCAGATGCCCGCCGTCTCcgtcctcgccgccctccgcgcgcGCCAGGAGGCCATGGCGCAGGCCGAGCAGCCGCCTGCGGAGGAGGCGGCTCCTGCTCCGGCGCCGGAGCAGTGA